A region from the Deltaproteobacteria bacterium genome encodes:
- a CDS encoding type IV toxin-antitoxin system AbiEi family antitoxin domain-containing protein, with the protein MAKPIKERALRLIEQKGITRPRDLAAYDITRAQLARLVDQGLVVREARGVYVAARHSITAEHTLAQVATRVPDGIFCLLTALRLHGLTTQSPAEVWVALPEKARRPRLDYPRLRIARFSGEALTEGIEERRAEGVTLRVYSAAKTVADCFKYRNKIGIDVAVEALRDFSRKHRGGANDLARFARICRVARVMQPYLDAIA; encoded by the coding sequence ATGGCGAAACCGATCAAGGAACGAGCGCTGCGGCTCATCGAGCAGAAGGGAATCACGCGCCCCAGGGATCTCGCGGCCTACGACATTACCCGCGCGCAGCTTGCTCGCCTCGTGGACCAGGGACTGGTGGTGCGAGAGGCTCGGGGCGTTTATGTCGCTGCTCGCCATTCGATCACGGCGGAGCACACGCTGGCGCAAGTCGCCACCCGCGTTCCCGACGGCATCTTCTGCCTGCTCACGGCGCTACGACTCCACGGTCTCACCACGCAATCGCCGGCCGAGGTCTGGGTCGCGCTTCCCGAGAAGGCGCGCCGCCCGCGGCTCGACTACCCGCGCCTGCGGATCGCACGCTTCTCCGGCGAGGCGCTCACGGAAGGCATCGAGGAACGCCGGGCGGAGGGCGTCACCCTGCGGGTCTATTCGGCCGCCAAGACGGTGGCCGACTGCTTCAAGTACCGCAACAAGATCGGCATCGACGTCGCCGTGGAGGCACTGCGCGACTTCAGTCGGAAGCACCGCGGCGGTGCGAACGATCTTGCCCGCTTTGCCCGGATCTGCCGGGTTGCCCGGGTCATGCAGCCCTACCTGGACGCGATCGCATGA
- a CDS encoding SAM-dependent DNA methyltransferase encodes MNHSEIVSFLWGVADLIRDTFKRGKYQDVILPLTVLRRLDCVLAGTKDAVLKRRAQLKGQGLGDLDAQLRRASGFAFYNTSRYDFEKLLADAPHLAANLRNYIAGFSPNMREVLEKFDFDNTISKLDEAGLLFQVLERFKKVDLHPDRIDNPTMGTIFEELIRKFNEALNENPGEHFTPRDVVHLMVDLMLAGDEARMRRKGVVCTVYDPCCGSGGMLMITKEHVTVGLRKNGDLLRPAINPNAEMHLFGQEVNPETWAVSKSDFFMKDPTGRDADNIAYGTVLSNDRHAGRGFDYLIANPPYGKDWKRDEDAVRAEHERGASGRFAPGLPRISDGQLLFLLHMLAHVKEPKEGGSRIAVIMNGSPLFTGDAGSGESEIRRFILEHDLLEALIALPEQLFYNTGIATYVWVVTNRKAAAREGKVQLIDASGFWVPMRKSLGDKRREIPPERAQDILRILADFRDGDTRRITKDGKEEEDLVVSRVFPTTHFGLRKITVERPLRLNFQATPERIARLDDEKGFQNLAQSKKKGAAGAEEQAEGRKLQDAIRALLRGLPETLFKDRDEFERALGAATRKAGLKLPAPAGKAILSALSERDETAAICRDKDGNPEPDPELRDTESVPLPDGDDPAGADGVPASVRTFFDREVRPHVPDAWIDIRKRDPRDGRVGVIGYEINFNRYFYRYTPPRPLEAIEADIRAIEGDIVRMLAEVTGGRVS; translated from the coding sequence GTGAACCATAGCGAGATCGTCAGCTTCCTCTGGGGGGTCGCGGACCTCATCCGCGACACTTTCAAGCGCGGGAAGTACCAGGACGTGATCCTACCCCTCACGGTACTCCGCCGCCTGGATTGCGTGCTTGCTGGCACGAAAGACGCTGTTCTCAAGCGTCGAGCGCAGCTCAAGGGCCAGGGGCTCGGGGATCTCGATGCCCAGCTCCGGCGTGCATCCGGGTTCGCCTTCTACAACACCTCCCGGTACGACTTCGAGAAGCTCCTCGCCGACGCGCCGCACCTCGCCGCCAATCTGCGCAACTACATCGCCGGCTTCAGCCCCAACATGCGCGAGGTGCTGGAGAAGTTCGACTTCGACAACACGATCAGCAAGCTCGACGAAGCGGGGCTGCTGTTCCAGGTGCTCGAGCGCTTCAAGAAGGTCGACCTGCACCCGGACAGAATCGACAACCCGACGATGGGCACGATCTTCGAAGAGCTGATCCGCAAGTTCAACGAGGCGCTGAACGAGAACCCCGGCGAGCACTTCACGCCGCGCGACGTGGTTCACCTGATGGTGGACCTGATGCTGGCCGGCGACGAAGCGCGAATGCGCCGTAAGGGCGTCGTCTGCACGGTATACGACCCCTGCTGCGGTTCAGGCGGCATGCTGATGATCACCAAGGAGCACGTCACCGTCGGCTTGCGCAAGAACGGCGATCTGCTGCGGCCCGCGATCAACCCGAACGCGGAGATGCACCTCTTCGGGCAGGAGGTGAACCCGGAAACCTGGGCCGTCTCGAAGTCGGACTTTTTCATGAAGGACCCGACCGGACGCGACGCCGACAACATCGCCTACGGCACCGTGCTGTCGAACGACCGGCACGCCGGCCGGGGCTTCGACTACCTGATCGCCAACCCGCCCTACGGCAAGGATTGGAAGCGCGACGAGGACGCCGTGCGGGCCGAGCACGAGCGCGGCGCTTCGGGTCGCTTCGCCCCGGGCTTGCCGCGGATCAGCGACGGCCAGCTCCTGTTCCTGCTGCACATGCTGGCGCACGTGAAGGAACCGAAGGAAGGCGGCTCGCGCATCGCCGTCATCATGAACGGCTCGCCGCTGTTCACGGGCGACGCCGGCAGCGGCGAGAGCGAAATCCGGCGCTTCATCCTGGAGCACGACCTGCTCGAGGCGCTGATCGCGCTGCCGGAGCAGCTCTTCTACAACACCGGGATCGCGACCTATGTCTGGGTCGTGACCAACCGCAAGGCGGCGGCCCGCGAGGGCAAGGTCCAGCTCATCGACGCGAGCGGCTTCTGGGTGCCGATGCGCAAGAGCCTCGGCGACAAACGCCGCGAGATTCCGCCGGAGCGCGCGCAGGACATCCTGAGGATCCTCGCCGACTTCCGGGACGGCGACACGCGCCGGATCACGAAGGACGGGAAGGAAGAAGAAGATTTGGTCGTGAGCCGTGTCTTCCCGACCACGCACTTCGGCCTCCGCAAGATCACCGTCGAGCGACCGCTGCGGCTCAATTTCCAGGCGACGCCCGAGCGCATCGCGCGGCTCGACGACGAGAAGGGATTCCAGAATCTCGCCCAGTCGAAGAAGAAGGGCGCCGCCGGTGCCGAGGAACAGGCCGAAGGACGGAAGCTCCAGGATGCCATCCGCGCCCTGCTGCGCGGCCTGCCCGAGACGCTTTTCAAGGACCGCGACGAGTTCGAGCGCGCACTCGGCGCCGCGACCCGCAAGGCTGGCCTCAAACTCCCGGCGCCGGCCGGGAAGGCGATCCTGTCGGCCCTCTCCGAGCGCGACGAAACCGCCGCGATCTGCCGCGACAAAGACGGCAACCCCGAGCCCGATCCCGAGCTGCGCGACACCGAGAGCGTGCCGCTCCCCGATGGCGACGATCCCGCCGGAGCGGATGGCGTGCCGGCGAGCGTGCGGACCTTCTTCGACCGCGAGGTCCGCCCGCACGTGCCGGACGCCTGGATCGACATCCGGAAGCGCGACCCGCGGGACGGCCGCGTCGGCGTCATCGGCTACGAGATCAACTTCAACCGCTACTTCTATCGCTACACCCCGCCCCGCCCGCTCGAGGCGATCGAGGCCGACATCCGCGCCATCGAGGGCGACATCGTGCGGATGCTGGCGGAGGTGACGGGGGGGCGGGTGAGCTGA
- a CDS encoding beta-lactamase family protein — MLSLVTRVPVSGSIESVTTIATDREVDPRSVGLDGAGIDAIWRAVESLYAAGVHPAMQLCIRRRGKVVIDRAIGYAKGGGPHDPADGQRTLATPDTPFNVFSASKAVTAMLIHLLDQQHLLHLDDPVCEYIPEFAMHGKRWITIRHVLTHRAGVPNIPPEAMRLDLLNEPAEILRMLCAARPVSRAGRRLAYHAISGGFLLGEIVRRVTGDDIRTVLACEILERLGFRWMNYGVAPEDVDRVASNHFTGLPVLPPVSWIFRRFLGVEFERVPELGNDPRYLTAIVPSGNVIATANELSRFYQLLLNGGELDGVRIFEPRTIRRAVSEQSYLEFDFSLAMPVRYGMGFMLGSRWMSFWGPDTFHAFGHIGFITVLGWADPERQITVALMTSGKPLLYPEIGRFAAISREISRVCPKEPGFDWWDALSRDERERSAMPRKSV; from the coding sequence ATGCTTTCTCTGGTCACCCGCGTCCCCGTCTCGGGATCCATCGAATCGGTGACGACGATCGCGACCGACCGGGAGGTCGATCCGCGCTCCGTGGGGCTCGATGGCGCGGGCATCGACGCGATCTGGAGGGCCGTCGAGTCGCTCTACGCGGCCGGGGTGCACCCGGCCATGCAGCTCTGCATCCGTCGCCGGGGCAAGGTCGTGATCGACCGGGCCATCGGTTATGCGAAAGGTGGAGGTCCGCACGATCCGGCCGACGGTCAGCGGACGCTCGCGACGCCGGATACGCCCTTCAACGTCTTCTCCGCAAGCAAGGCCGTAACCGCGATGCTGATCCACCTGCTCGACCAGCAGCACCTGCTCCATCTCGACGACCCGGTGTGCGAATACATTCCGGAGTTCGCGATGCACGGGAAGCGATGGATCACCATCCGGCACGTCCTCACCCACCGCGCGGGCGTCCCCAACATTCCGCCCGAGGCGATGCGCCTCGACCTGCTGAATGAGCCCGCCGAGATCCTGCGCATGCTCTGTGCCGCCCGGCCCGTCTCGCGAGCCGGACGGCGGCTCGCCTACCATGCCATCAGTGGAGGATTTCTCCTGGGCGAGATCGTCCGTCGCGTCACCGGCGACGACATTCGCACCGTGCTCGCGTGCGAGATCCTGGAGCGGCTCGGATTTCGCTGGATGAACTACGGCGTCGCGCCCGAGGACGTCGATCGGGTCGCCTCGAATCACTTCACCGGCCTTCCCGTACTCCCCCCCGTCTCGTGGATCTTCCGCCGTTTCCTCGGCGTCGAGTTCGAGCGCGTTCCCGAGCTGGGCAACGATCCTCGGTATCTGACCGCCATCGTCCCCTCGGGCAACGTGATCGCGACCGCCAACGAGCTCAGCCGCTTCTACCAGCTGCTGCTGAACGGCGGCGAGCTCGACGGTGTCCGTATTTTCGAGCCCCGCACGATCCGGCGTGCCGTCTCCGAGCAGTCGTATCTCGAGTTCGATTTCTCGCTCGCCATGCCGGTACGCTACGGCATGGGATTCATGCTCGGCAGCCGCTGGATGAGCTTCTGGGGGCCGGACACGTTCCATGCCTTCGGCCACATCGGCTTCATCACCGTCCTGGGCTGGGCCGATCCCGAACGGCAGATCACGGTCGCGTTGATGACCAGCGGGAAACCCCTCCTCTATCCGGAGATCGGACGCTTCGCCGCCATCAGTCGGGAGATCAGCCGCGTGTGCCCCAAGGAGCCGGGATTCGACTGGTGGGACGCCCTGTCGCGCGATGAACGCGAGCGAAGCGCGATGCCGCGGAAGTCCGTATGA
- a CDS encoding TetR/AcrR family transcriptional regulator: protein MKSTRASPRAEQILEGLEQIFLGEGFRKVTIGDLVRRLRCSRQTLYQLAETKPALVLRVLDRCLARIRRKGIEASSARHDIRERIVALVEPGVTELRGASQSFFADVAAFPAAKRLLQRHQAVRRKEAEALIRDGIRQGAFRRFDSRLAAEVFFAAVQRVMDPAFLAAVGLSPSDAIRQAEELLLSGLMPRTARRRRR, encoded by the coding sequence GTGAAGTCAACGAGAGCATCGCCGCGCGCCGAGCAGATCCTGGAAGGGCTGGAGCAGATCTTCCTCGGCGAGGGCTTCCGCAAGGTCACGATCGGCGATCTGGTCCGCCGCCTTCGCTGCTCGCGTCAGACGCTCTATCAGCTGGCCGAGACCAAGCCCGCTTTGGTGTTGCGGGTGCTGGACCGTTGCCTGGCCCGTATTCGCCGCAAGGGCATCGAGGCGTCGTCGGCGCGTCACGACATCCGCGAGCGCATCGTCGCGTTGGTCGAGCCCGGAGTGACCGAGCTGCGCGGCGCGAGCCAGTCGTTCTTCGCCGACGTCGCGGCCTTTCCTGCGGCCAAGCGCCTCTTGCAGCGGCACCAGGCCGTACGCCGGAAGGAGGCCGAGGCGCTCATCCGGGACGGCATTCGGCAAGGAGCGTTTCGGCGCTTCGACAGCCGGTTGGCCGCCGAGGTGTTCTTCGCGGCCGTCCAGCGCGTGATGGATCCCGCGTTTCTCGCCGCGGTCGGCCTCTCGCCGAGCGATGCGATTCGACAAGCCGAGGAACTGCTGCTGAGCGGTCTCATGCCCCGGACGGCTCGGCGGCGGCGCCGCTGA
- a CDS encoding phenylacetate--CoA ligase family protein, which yields MASEGRPYWNMDVEPWLGGERIATLQLERLRARVGGLLDHAPYFARRLRERGVTRPADIGSLADWQRALPPFTKADYRDLFEACGGDVYRLLDDTLPVPLEDLVCMAATSGTTGDPQPYPFTRSDLDDLWGEFMRRARWRAGVRPGDRLVHAFALSMFAAGVPPLQSSRDDGTMTIPVGAEGGVARILKTAKFFRGNVLSCTPSLAEHMIERAPEILGEVIASLGIKVLLCGGEPGAGIPEVRKRIESAYGARLFDAGAGFGVSCRHPEYQGMHWVADDLAIYELMDPHSHESVALADGAEGEAVFTTLVGGGLGWTRLTLGDIHRIEVSPCPCGATGLRYRIIGRVDDMLKVKGVIVYPAAIDSVIASFIPRVTGEFRILLDEPPPRVVPPLTLRVERGEHTADSDLAALEADVLRAMKERLKITPHILWAAPYEYERSSHKTRFIELTGKAPVRPS from the coding sequence ATGGCCAGCGAAGGTCGACCGTATTGGAACATGGACGTCGAGCCGTGGCTCGGCGGCGAGCGCATCGCGACGCTGCAGCTCGAGCGGCTCCGCGCCCGCGTCGGGGGACTTCTCGACCACGCACCGTACTTCGCGCGCCGCCTACGCGAACGTGGCGTGACCCGACCTGCCGACATCGGCTCCCTCGCGGATTGGCAGCGGGCGCTGCCGCCGTTCACCAAGGCGGATTACCGCGATCTCTTCGAGGCCTGCGGCGGCGATGTGTACCGCCTGCTCGACGACACGCTGCCGGTTCCGCTCGAAGACCTCGTCTGCATGGCCGCCACCTCGGGAACCACCGGCGATCCTCAGCCCTATCCTTTTACGCGGAGCGATCTCGATGACCTGTGGGGAGAGTTCATGCGCCGGGCGCGCTGGCGAGCCGGGGTGCGACCGGGCGATCGTCTCGTCCACGCCTTCGCGCTCTCGATGTTCGCCGCCGGCGTCCCCCCGCTGCAGTCGAGCCGTGACGACGGCACGATGACGATCCCGGTCGGCGCCGAGGGCGGAGTCGCGCGCATTCTCAAAACGGCAAAGTTCTTCCGCGGCAACGTCCTGTCCTGCACCCCGTCCCTGGCCGAGCACATGATCGAGCGTGCGCCGGAGATCCTCGGCGAAGTGATCGCGTCGCTCGGCATCAAGGTGCTGCTGTGCGGCGGCGAACCAGGAGCCGGCATCCCCGAGGTGCGCAAGCGCATCGAGTCGGCGTACGGCGCACGGCTCTTCGACGCCGGCGCCGGGTTCGGCGTCTCCTGTCGCCATCCGGAGTACCAGGGAATGCACTGGGTCGCCGATGACCTCGCGATCTACGAGCTCATGGATCCGCACAGCCACGAGTCGGTCGCGCTCGCCGACGGCGCCGAAGGCGAGGCGGTCTTCACCACCCTCGTCGGCGGCGGGCTCGGCTGGACGCGCCTCACGCTCGGCGACATTCACCGCATCGAGGTATCGCCGTGTCCCTGCGGCGCGACGGGGCTGCGGTATCGCATCATCGGCCGCGTCGACGACATGCTCAAGGTGAAGGGCGTGATCGTCTACCCGGCCGCCATCGACAGCGTGATCGCGAGCTTCATCCCGCGTGTCACCGGCGAGTTTCGCATCCTCCTCGACGAGCCGCCGCCGCGCGTCGTGCCGCCGCTCACGCTGCGCGTCGAGCGCGGCGAGCATACGGCGGACTCCGATCTCGCCGCGCTCGAGGCGGACGTGCTCCGCGCGATGAAGG